One Sphingomonas sabuli genomic region harbors:
- the ahcY gene encoding adenosylhomocysteinase, whose amino-acid sequence MATQAETRFDDYVIKDIALADFGRKEIEIAETEMPGLMALREEYGAAKPLKGARITGSLHMTIQTAVLIETLIELGADIRWASCNIFSTQDHAAAAIAAGGIPVFAVKGETLEEYWDYVTRIFDWGQDEVCNMILDDGGDATMFALWGARVEAGEKLFDPTNEEEEVFVATLNKFLKDRPGYLTKTVETIKGVSEETTTGVHRLYELAKQGKLPFPAINVNDSVTKSKFDNLYGCKESLVDAIRRATDVMLAGKVAVVAGYGDVGKGSAASLRNGGARVLVTEVDPICALQAAMEGYEVVTMEEATKRADIFVTATGNMDVITVDHMRAMKNMAIVCNIGHFDSEIQINGLANMKWTEIKPQVDEVEFPDGKKIIVLAKGRLVNLGCATGHPSFVMSSSFTNQVLAQIELFTKTEQYGNDVYVLPKHLDEKVAALHLDKLGVKLTTLSDKQASYIGVSPKGPFKPEHYRY is encoded by the coding sequence GTGGCGACCCAGGCCGAAACCCGTTTCGACGATTATGTGATCAAGGACATCGCGCTGGCCGATTTCGGCCGCAAGGAAATCGAGATCGCCGAAACCGAAATGCCGGGCCTGATGGCGCTGCGCGAGGAATATGGCGCGGCCAAGCCGCTCAAGGGCGCGCGCATCACCGGCTCGCTGCACATGACCATCCAGACCGCGGTGCTGATCGAAACGCTGATCGAACTCGGCGCCGACATCCGCTGGGCCAGCTGCAACATCTTCTCGACCCAGGACCATGCGGCCGCGGCGATCGCCGCCGGCGGCATCCCGGTGTTCGCGGTCAAGGGCGAAACGCTCGAGGAATATTGGGACTACGTCACGCGCATCTTCGACTGGGGCCAGGACGAAGTGTGCAACATGATCCTCGACGACGGCGGTGACGCCACCATGTTCGCGCTGTGGGGCGCGCGCGTCGAAGCCGGCGAAAAGCTGTTCGATCCGACCAACGAGGAAGAGGAAGTCTTCGTCGCCACCCTGAACAAGTTCCTCAAGGACCGTCCGGGCTATCTCACCAAGACCGTCGAGACGATCAAGGGCGTGTCGGAAGAAACCACCACCGGCGTCCACCGCCTTTACGAGCTGGCCAAGCAGGGCAAGCTCCCGTTCCCGGCGATCAACGTCAACGACAGCGTCACCAAGTCGAAATTCGACAACCTTTACGGCTGCAAGGAATCCTTGGTCGACGCCATCCGCCGCGCCACCGACGTCATGCTCGCCGGCAAGGTCGCGGTCGTCGCCGGCTATGGCGATGTCGGCAAGGGTTCGGCTGCCTCGCTCCGCAACGGCGGCGCGCGCGTGCTGGTCACCGAAGTCGACCCGATCTGCGCGCTGCAGGCGGCGATGGAAGGCTATGAAGTCGTGACGATGGAAGAGGCGACCAAGCGCGCCGACATCTTCGTCACCGCGACCGGCAACATGGACGTCATCACCGTCGACCACATGCGGGCGATGAAGAACATGGCGATCGTCTGCAACATCGGTCACTTCGACAGCGAGATCCAGATCAACGGCCTCGCCAACATGAAGTGGACGGAAATCAAGCCGCAGGTCGACGAAGTCGAATTCCCGGACGGCAAGAAGATCATCGTCCTCGCCAAGGGCCGCCTCGTGAACCTCGGCTGCGCCACCGGCCACCCGAGCTTCGTGATGAGCTCGTCCTTCACCAACCAGGTGCTGGCGCAGATCGAGCTGTTCACCAAGACCGAACAATATGGCAACGACGTCTACGTCCTGCCCAAGCACCTCGACGAAAAGGTCGCCGCGCTTCACCTCGACAAGCTGGGCGTCAAGCTGACCACGCTGTCGGACAAGCAGGCCAGCTACATCGGCGTATCGCCGAAGGGCCCGTTCAAGCCCGAGCATTACCGCTACTAA
- a CDS encoding tetratricopeptide repeat-containing sulfotransferase family protein, whose translation MQQIDDEAGTEQDAAATRKAFDDALAAVAADPTDEAAAQRLADVAARVKGTAAPSRAEDFDISVDVERAGQLLLRGQSEQAELVLRRYLAGRPNDPEAMRLMAKIAADFGFLEDSIKILRRSLEINAERVLNWIDLAKSLHQQARKSDTPEHIDEAIVAIDRAIALDPTNEEAVAYKAALYVQVRKLEAGQATFKELLDVHPDTSTGWMNYSYLLKTLGKFGESVAGYRAAVGVEPTNGGAWWGMANLKRARFFDHDIDAMLAALPRLPNDHARVAMNFALATAYDQRKDYESASRHLRDGNALRLKMHPHDIDAMRSGSDELIATYTPQFFKKRAGQGNPSKAPIFVVSMPRSGSTLVEQILASHPAIEGTEELFAIQQLQGEITERQQAKSAEAALKRTDLGDLDALGARYLELTAFHRSTDRPHFTDKNPGNWRQSGLIHTILPNAKIVDIRRNPLDCCLANYAQHFSWGVNYSYGIEEMASFYREYLRVMRHFDTVMPGVVHRVIYEDLIEDLEGEVRKLLDFLEVEFDERCLRFFETDRPVHTPSAEQVRQPINKAGFGRWQKYKPWLGELEDALGSAVEDWRR comes from the coding sequence ATGCAGCAGATCGACGACGAGGCCGGGACGGAGCAGGACGCGGCGGCAACCCGCAAGGCGTTCGACGATGCCCTCGCGGCGGTCGCCGCCGACCCTACGGACGAAGCCGCGGCGCAGCGGCTGGCGGACGTCGCCGCCCGGGTCAAAGGCACTGCCGCGCCCAGCCGCGCCGAGGATTTCGACATTTCGGTCGACGTCGAACGCGCCGGGCAATTGCTGCTCCGCGGCCAGTCCGAACAGGCCGAGCTGGTGCTCCGCCGCTATCTCGCCGGCCGGCCCAACGATCCCGAGGCCATGCGCCTGATGGCCAAGATCGCGGCCGATTTCGGGTTCCTCGAAGATTCGATCAAGATCCTCCGGCGCTCGCTGGAGATCAATGCGGAGCGGGTGCTCAACTGGATCGACCTCGCCAAGTCGCTGCATCAGCAGGCCCGCAAGTCCGACACGCCGGAACATATCGACGAGGCCATCGTCGCGATCGACCGCGCCATCGCGCTCGATCCCACCAACGAGGAAGCGGTCGCCTACAAGGCCGCGCTATACGTCCAGGTGCGCAAGCTGGAAGCGGGGCAGGCGACGTTCAAGGAATTGCTCGACGTCCATCCCGACACCTCGACGGGCTGGATGAACTATTCCTATCTGCTCAAGACGCTGGGCAAGTTTGGCGAGTCCGTCGCGGGCTACCGTGCCGCGGTCGGCGTCGAGCCGACCAACGGCGGCGCGTGGTGGGGCATGGCCAATCTCAAGCGCGCGCGATTCTTCGATCATGACATCGACGCGATGCTTGCGGCCCTGCCGCGGCTGCCGAACGATCATGCGCGGGTGGCGATGAACTTCGCCCTCGCCACGGCCTACGACCAGCGCAAGGATTACGAGTCCGCTTCCCGCCACCTGCGCGACGGCAATGCGCTGCGTCTCAAGATGCATCCGCACGACATCGATGCGATGCGCAGCGGCTCCGACGAGCTGATCGCGACCTACACGCCGCAATTCTTCAAGAAGCGGGCGGGGCAGGGCAATCCGAGCAAGGCGCCAATCTTCGTCGTCAGCATGCCGCGCTCGGGCTCGACCCTGGTCGAGCAGATTCTCGCCAGCCACCCGGCGATCGAAGGCACCGAAGAGCTGTTCGCGATCCAGCAGCTGCAGGGCGAGATCACCGAGCGCCAGCAAGCCAAGTCGGCGGAGGCGGCGCTGAAGCGAACGGACCTGGGCGACCTCGACGCGCTCGGCGCCCGCTACCTGGAGCTGACCGCGTTTCACCGCTCCACCGACCGCCCGCATTTCACCGACAAGAATCCGGGCAACTGGCGGCAGTCCGGGCTGATCCACACCATCCTGCCCAACGCCAAGATCGTCGATATCCGCCGCAACCCGCTCGATTGCTGCCTGGCCAATTACGCGCAGCATTTTTCGTGGGGCGTGAACTATTCCTACGGGATCGAGGAAATGGCGTCCTTCTATCGCGAGTATCTTCGCGTCATGCGCCACTTCGACACCGTCATGCCGGGCGTCGTCCACCGCGTCATCTACGAGGACCTGATCGAGGACCTCGAAGGCGAAGTGCGCAAGTTGCTCGACTTCCTGGAAGTCGAATTCGACGAGCGCTGCCTGCGCTTTTTCGAGACCGATCGCCCGGTTCACACGCCGAGCGCCGAACAGGTCCGCCAGCCGATCAACAAGGCCGGCTTCGGCCGGTGGCAGAAATACAAGCCGTGGCTTGGCGAACTGGAAGACGCGCTCGGCAGCGCGGTCGAGGATTGGCGCCGTTAA
- a CDS encoding TonB-dependent receptor domain-containing protein has translation MIALGASPAFAQAVPSAPVDQTPEKVAESEQIPPTSEQTDASGEPEANTPGTIVVTGSRIRRDNFSTPQNIDVLTRNDQLIAGARSTGETLQSGSVTSGTAQISGSFLGYLSEGGQGANTVGLRGLGSSRTLVLLNGRRLAPAGASSQLVSADLNVLPTSVVQRIEILREGASSIYGSDAIAGVINIITDTKVDGITLDAYADVPLEFGGGRTYRASVTAGKSFDRGYITVSGEYKKDEGIRLGDKDDWRCPRELAFINGNEVGQGSPDNPNELRCFPFERQGLGTARGYGLSYGLVPGSGFVFFGRRGLTNNDVTQGPLLVDNYDLRPLSASNVYNEHIFSPIQTWTGFLSTGYELGALGNAELYGEALYSRRTSHQDRGTQLSFQQITNSGEAQLYGGSYLGYPLDLFGLATSPFFPTSFIDAGINYFGPFIVPDRTIKQKQKVNFFRVNGGIRGDLGIGDFRYDLNAMVSQAKARESLQNPTVDRVNNILVAVEAPAGTPDNLITYAIPGQVGAGNGYTCAVNVDAAGNFIPGSTCVPINYTAPDIFMGGHFSDTLFNYLYPEQVNRTKYNQETFNAVIDGTLFALPAGEVKIALGAEYRHDFIRDVPAESRQNGTIYNYSTAGITKGSDEVKELFGEINIPLLKDRPFFETLEVDASARYTHYKSYGSDITYHVNAQWAPVRALRIRGNYGTNFRAPNLYEQYVADQVGFYGGGADPCDEFGTIYSPGTTVYENCLAELTPILDDPTTPENEALDFFTSTGIQVTTTGGKGNLEAEKAKTWGVGAVFNMPSHIADFSLAVDYFNIEVTGEVATLGNLILNFCYTGGPNGDLPFPNNPYCSFIDGRNPANVPNPGNISSFKNPYLNVARQIAEGIDFDARFAKDVFGGKFSTQLQATRMLHQQTEFFEGAGLSEFNGTLGYPGNGAGPKWVGSLDTRFTTANDITIRWGAEYVGKQVSTDSDIFLTSNGDVCNPAIPGNCILVDYDLTAEAYWEHGLSVQWAFPQLGQVTMGVNNIFNAKPPTIAAHPNRADPRVGNYFANGPYDYRGRSFFVNVTRSFK, from the coding sequence ATGATTGCCCTCGGGGCATCGCCCGCTTTTGCGCAGGCCGTTCCGTCGGCCCCGGTCGACCAGACTCCGGAAAAGGTTGCGGAGAGCGAGCAGATCCCGCCGACGAGCGAGCAGACCGACGCTTCGGGTGAACCGGAAGCCAACACGCCGGGCACGATCGTCGTCACCGGTTCGCGCATTCGCCGCGACAACTTCTCGACGCCGCAGAACATCGACGTCCTGACCCGCAACGACCAGCTCATCGCCGGCGCCCGGTCGACCGGCGAAACGCTGCAGTCGGGTTCGGTCACTTCGGGTACCGCCCAGATCAGCGGCAGCTTCCTCGGCTACCTGTCGGAAGGCGGTCAGGGCGCGAACACGGTCGGCCTTCGCGGTCTCGGCTCCTCGCGTACCCTCGTCCTGCTCAACGGCCGCCGCCTTGCCCCGGCCGGCGCCAGCTCGCAGCTGGTCTCCGCCGACCTCAACGTGCTTCCGACCTCCGTCGTGCAGCGCATTGAAATCCTGCGCGAAGGTGCGTCGTCGATCTACGGTTCGGACGCCATCGCGGGCGTTATCAACATCATCACCGACACGAAGGTCGATGGCATCACGCTCGACGCTTATGCCGACGTGCCGCTCGAATTCGGCGGTGGCCGCACCTATCGTGCGTCCGTCACGGCGGGCAAGAGCTTTGACCGCGGCTACATCACGGTCTCGGGCGAATATAAGAAGGACGAAGGCATTCGTCTGGGCGACAAGGACGATTGGCGCTGCCCGCGCGAACTCGCGTTCATCAACGGCAACGAAGTCGGCCAGGGCAGCCCGGACAACCCGAACGAACTGCGTTGCTTCCCGTTCGAGCGTCAGGGTCTCGGCACGGCCCGCGGTTACGGCCTTTCTTACGGCCTCGTCCCGGGCTCCGGCTTCGTGTTCTTCGGTCGCCGCGGCCTGACCAACAACGACGTCACGCAAGGGCCGCTGCTGGTCGACAATTACGACCTGCGTCCGCTCAGCGCCTCGAACGTCTACAACGAACACATCTTCAGCCCGATCCAGACCTGGACCGGCTTCCTCAGCACCGGTTACGAACTGGGCGCGCTGGGCAATGCCGAACTCTATGGCGAAGCGCTCTACAGCCGTCGTACGTCGCACCAGGATCGCGGCACGCAGCTGAGCTTCCAGCAGATCACGAACTCGGGTGAAGCGCAGCTCTACGGCGGTTCGTACCTGGGCTACCCGCTCGACCTCTTCGGTCTGGCGACCAGCCCGTTCTTCCCGACGTCGTTCATCGATGCGGGCATCAACTACTTCGGGCCGTTCATCGTCCCCGACCGCACGATCAAGCAGAAGCAGAAGGTCAACTTCTTCCGCGTCAACGGCGGCATCCGTGGCGATCTCGGCATCGGCGACTTCCGCTATGACCTGAACGCCATGGTTTCGCAGGCGAAGGCTCGCGAAAGCCTGCAGAACCCGACCGTCGACCGGGTCAACAACATCCTGGTCGCTGTTGAAGCTCCCGCCGGCACGCCGGACAACCTGATCACCTACGCCATTCCGGGTCAGGTGGGTGCGGGCAACGGGTACACCTGCGCCGTCAACGTCGACGCCGCGGGCAACTTCATCCCGGGCTCGACCTGCGTTCCGATCAACTACACCGCTCCGGACATCTTCATGGGCGGGCACTTCTCCGACACGCTGTTCAACTACCTCTATCCGGAGCAGGTGAACCGCACGAAGTACAACCAGGAAACGTTCAACGCCGTCATCGACGGTACGCTGTTCGCGCTCCCGGCCGGCGAAGTGAAGATCGCTCTCGGCGCCGAATATCGCCACGACTTCATCCGCGACGTTCCGGCGGAATCGCGCCAGAACGGCACCATCTACAATTATTCGACCGCGGGCATCACCAAGGGCTCGGATGAGGTGAAGGAACTCTTCGGCGAAATTAACATTCCGCTGCTGAAGGACCGCCCCTTCTTCGAAACGCTCGAAGTCGACGCGTCGGCGCGTTACACCCACTACAAGTCGTACGGGTCGGACATCACCTACCACGTCAACGCGCAGTGGGCCCCGGTCCGGGCGCTTCGTATCCGCGGTAACTACGGTACGAACTTCCGCGCTCCGAACCTTTACGAGCAGTACGTTGCTGACCAGGTCGGCTTCTACGGCGGTGGCGCTGACCCGTGCGATGAATTCGGCACCATCTACTCGCCGGGCACCACGGTTTACGAAAACTGCCTTGCGGAACTGACCCCGATCCTCGACGATCCGACGACTCCGGAAAACGAGGCGCTCGACTTCTTCACGTCGACGGGCATTCAGGTCACGACGACCGGCGGTAAGGGTAACCTGGAAGCCGAAAAGGCGAAGACCTGGGGTGTTGGCGCGGTGTTCAACATGCCGTCGCACATCGCCGACTTCTCGCTGGCGGTCGATTACTTCAACATCGAAGTGACCGGCGAAGTCGCCACGCTCGGCAACCTGATCCTGAACTTCTGCTATACTGGTGGCCCGAACGGCGATCTTCCGTTCCCGAACAACCCGTATTGCTCGTTCATCGACGGCCGTAACCCGGCCAACGTGCCGAACCCGGGTAATATCTCGTCGTTCAAGAACCCGTACCTGAACGTTGCTCGTCAGATTGCAGAGGGCATCGACTTCGACGCCCGCTTCGCCAAGGACGTCTTTGGCGGCAAGTTCTCGACGCAGCTGCAGGCGACCCGGATGCTGCATCAGCAGACCGAATTCTTCGAAGGCGCAGGCCTCTCGGAATTCAACGGTACGCTGGGCTACCCGGGCAACGGCGCTGGTCCGAAGTGGGTCGGCTCGCTCGACACCCGCTTCACCACCGCCAATGACATCACCATCCGTTGGGGCGCCGAATACGTCGGCAAGCAGGTGTCGACTGACAGCGACATCTTCCTCACCAGCAATGGCGACGTCTGCAACCCGGCGATCCCCGGCAACTGCATCCTGGTCGACTACGACCTGACTGCGGAAGCCTATTGGGAACATGGTCTGTCGGTGCAGTGGGCGTTCCCGCAGCTCGGTCAGGTCACCATGGGTGTGAACAACATCTTCAATGCGAAGCCGCCGACGATTGCGGCCCACCCGAACCGGGCGGACCCGCGGGTTGGCAACTACTTCGCCAACGGTCCGTACGACTATCGTGGCCGGTCGTTCTTCGTGAACGTCACGCGCTCGTTCAAGTAA
- a CDS encoding PAS domain-containing sensor histidine kinase, translating into MTQVIAALLAALWIVLAAAVAIVAARRMREAGRFVAAARSLGNLVDLSPARPLVVFADGSIEADRRLVREIGLPATPVALADLAGADAGLLADDLQQLESRVRSAALSGDRFEMQVRVTGSGRVLDVRAMPAPPPEPPGTMLLWLFDTSSAENERSKLAERLAQTEAALDALTRLIEAAPFPMWYRGPDLSLGLVNSAFVEAVEGRDAADVIARSSELVGDTQEARAAAVAAVEAGGAVATKQAAIVRGERRMLEIVNVPLPTGAVAGFALDIQDLEDSRAELARQVQSQLDLVDRMTAGAAQFDADRCLSFFNRPFAAMAQVDHEWLGEDPEFDRVLERMREHNRVPETRDFPTWKAERRDWFTSTEEMIQEDWLLPGGDHWRVVAQPLPDGGLRLFLEDRTEQAHLASARDTLLRVRSATFDNLFEAIGVFASDGRLYLWNSRFSQVWDLDEAWLAENPRVDEMVPALARKLVNPTAAAQIREMVRKTTTDREPANGRLTLTDGRNFDFAAVPLPDGNALFTLVDVTDSSRIESALRERATALEQADRVKTDFVANMSYELRTPLTSIGGFAEMLAEGYAGKLSPAAADYTKAILESVDRLSRLIDNVLDLTQGDSVNVLERERVDIGGLCRAAAAKYDSRTRNKDQELRLDIGANSGTVIGDARRLRESIEHLLDNASTYTDRGGRIELKSWGDLDNAFILISDNGAGIAKKDLPRAFNRFDRITADASGGEAALGLGLPLTRQFVEAHGGKVDLISAKNKGTTVKVTLPRAPQ; encoded by the coding sequence ATGACGCAGGTGATCGCCGCGCTGCTGGCCGCGCTGTGGATCGTCCTCGCCGCGGCGGTCGCGATCGTCGCTGCGCGGCGCATGCGCGAAGCCGGGCGCTTCGTTGCCGCCGCCCGCTCGCTCGGCAATCTGGTCGACCTGTCGCCGGCCCGTCCGTTGGTGGTGTTCGCCGACGGCAGCATCGAGGCTGACCGGCGCCTGGTGCGGGAAATCGGATTGCCCGCGACGCCCGTCGCGTTGGCCGATCTTGCCGGTGCCGACGCCGGCCTGCTTGCGGACGACTTGCAACAGCTCGAAAGCCGGGTCCGCTCGGCCGCGTTGTCCGGTGACCGTTTCGAAATGCAGGTTCGCGTCACCGGTTCGGGGCGGGTGCTCGATGTCCGCGCCATGCCCGCGCCGCCGCCCGAACCGCCGGGCACGATGCTGCTGTGGCTGTTCGACACCAGCAGCGCCGAGAACGAACGGTCCAAGCTGGCCGAACGCCTGGCCCAGACCGAGGCCGCGCTCGACGCGCTTACCCGGCTGATCGAGGCCGCGCCGTTCCCGATGTGGTATCGCGGACCCGACCTGTCGCTCGGGCTGGTCAACAGCGCGTTCGTCGAGGCGGTCGAGGGGCGCGACGCGGCCGACGTCATCGCCCGCAGCAGCGAGCTGGTCGGCGACACGCAGGAAGCCCGCGCCGCCGCCGTTGCCGCGGTCGAAGCAGGCGGCGCGGTCGCGACCAAACAGGCGGCGATCGTCCGCGGCGAGCGGCGGATGCTCGAAATCGTCAACGTGCCGCTGCCGACCGGCGCGGTCGCCGGCTTCGCGCTCGACATCCAGGACCTTGAGGATTCCCGCGCCGAACTGGCCCGCCAGGTGCAGTCGCAGCTCGACCTCGTCGACCGAATGACCGCCGGCGCCGCGCAATTCGACGCCGACCGTTGCCTCAGCTTCTTCAATCGTCCCTTCGCGGCAATGGCCCAGGTCGATCACGAATGGCTGGGCGAAGACCCGGAATTCGACCGCGTGCTTGAACGCATGCGCGAACATAATCGCGTTCCCGAAACGCGCGATTTCCCGACCTGGAAGGCGGAACGGCGCGACTGGTTCACCAGCACCGAGGAAATGATCCAGGAAGACTGGCTGCTGCCCGGCGGCGACCATTGGCGGGTGGTGGCGCAACCGTTGCCCGATGGCGGCCTGCGCCTGTTCCTGGAGGACCGGACGGAGCAGGCGCATCTGGCGTCCGCCCGCGACACCCTGCTCCGCGTTCGATCGGCCACCTTCGACAATCTGTTCGAAGCGATCGGCGTGTTCGCCAGCGACGGCAGACTGTACCTGTGGAACAGCCGCTTCAGCCAGGTGTGGGACCTCGACGAAGCCTGGCTGGCGGAAAACCCGCGGGTCGACGAGATGGTCCCGGCGCTGGCCCGCAAGCTCGTCAACCCCACCGCCGCCGCGCAGATCCGCGAAATGGTGCGCAAGACGACCACCGACCGCGAACCTGCCAACGGCCGCCTGACGCTCACCGACGGCCGCAATTTCGACTTCGCCGCCGTGCCGCTGCCCGACGGCAACGCGCTGTTCACCCTCGTCGATGTGACGGATTCCAGCCGCATCGAAAGCGCGCTGCGCGAACGCGCCACCGCGCTCGAACAGGCCGACCGCGTGAAGACCGACTTCGTCGCCAACATGAGCTACGAGCTGCGCACTCCGCTGACCTCCATCGGCGGCTTCGCGGAAATGCTGGCCGAAGGCTATGCGGGCAAGCTCAGCCCCGCGGCGGCGGACTACACCAAGGCGATCCTCGAATCGGTCGACCGCCTGTCCCGGCTGATCGACAACGTGCTCGACCTGACGCAGGGCGATTCGGTCAACGTGCTGGAACGCGAACGCGTCGACATCGGCGGCCTGTGCCGCGCCGCGGCGGCGAAATATGACAGCCGCACCCGCAACAAGGACCAGGAATTGAGGCTCGACATCGGGGCGAACAGCGGCACCGTCATCGGCGACGCCCGGCGGCTGCGCGAATCGATCGAACACCTGCTCGACAACGCCAGTACCTACACCGACCGCGGGGGCAGGATCGAACTCAAGTCCTGGGGCGATCTCGACAACGCCTTCATCCTCATCAGCGACAATGGCGCGGGCATCGCCAAGAAGGATTTGCCGCGCGCCTTCAACCGCTTCGACCGGATTACCGCCGACGCTTCCGGCGGGGAGGCCGCGCTCGGTCTCGGCCTGCCGCTGACGCGCCAGTTCGTCGAGGCGCACGGCGGCAAGGTCGACCTCATCTCCGCCAAGAACAAGGGCACCACGGTCAAGGTCACGCTGCCGCGGGCGCCGCAATGA
- the tsaE gene encoding tRNA (adenosine(37)-N6)-threonylcarbamoyltransferase complex ATPase subunit type 1 TsaE: MILADEAATRALGERLAGLVRPGDVIALSGPLGAGKTALARAVIRALGHQGEVPSPSFAIVQPYEDLDPPVWHVDLYRITGPGDLDELGLDALSDAVLLVEWPERAGESAWPGALHLSLEFAQGAARRLTARVPPSWQNRWPPR, translated from the coding sequence ATGATCCTCGCCGACGAAGCCGCCACGCGGGCGCTTGGCGAACGCCTTGCCGGCCTGGTCCGTCCCGGCGACGTCATCGCGCTGTCGGGACCGCTCGGCGCCGGCAAGACCGCGCTTGCCCGCGCCGTCATCCGCGCGCTTGGCCATCAGGGCGAAGTGCCCAGCCCAAGCTTCGCCATCGTCCAGCCCTATGAGGATCTCGATCCGCCCGTGTGGCATGTCGACCTCTATCGCATTACCGGCCCCGGCGATCTCGACGAATTGGGGCTGGACGCATTGTCCGACGCGGTCCTGCTGGTCGAATGGCCGGAACGGGCAGGGGAGTCGGCGTGGCCCGGGGCGCTGCATCTGTCGCTGGAATTTGCGCAAGGCGCCGCTCGCCGCTTGACAGCACGGGTGCCGCCGTCTTGGCAAAACAGATGGCCGCCGCGATGA
- a CDS encoding aminoglycoside phosphotransferase family protein, producing MAAAMIVPPQMLEFLAQCGWAGARIEPLAGDASFRRYFRVVDDGRSAVLMDAPPAREDVRPFVSVAEWLLSIGLSAPEILARDVDNGLLLLDDFGEVRLRETLDANPARESELYALATDVLVHLHQSPAMDGLPEHGLAQWLEELALFTDWYCTALHLSVDVDAFRAAWTEVLEPVANDGLGPVTVLRDYHAENVMLVGGRDGVRHFGLLDFQDALVGHPAYDLASVLEDARRDVSPAVEREMIDRYIAATGNAQAFERAYWVLAAQRNTRILGVFTRLWKRDNKPHYTAFQPRMWGLLERDLARPELEPVRRWFDLNIAPEHRAAPWAQAA from the coding sequence ATGGCCGCCGCGATGATCGTCCCGCCGCAGATGCTCGAATTCCTCGCCCAATGCGGGTGGGCCGGCGCGCGGATTGAACCGCTGGCCGGCGACGCATCCTTCCGCCGCTATTTTCGGGTCGTCGATGACGGTCGCAGCGCGGTCTTGATGGACGCTCCGCCCGCGCGCGAAGACGTCCGCCCGTTCGTCTCGGTCGCCGAATGGCTTCTGTCGATCGGCCTCAGCGCGCCTGAAATTCTTGCCCGCGACGTCGATAACGGCCTGCTTTTGCTCGACGATTTCGGCGAGGTCCGGCTGCGCGAAACGCTCGACGCCAATCCCGCCCGCGAAAGCGAACTGTACGCGCTCGCCACCGACGTTCTCGTCCACCTGCACCAAAGCCCGGCGATGGATGGGCTGCCCGAACACGGCCTTGCGCAATGGCTGGAGGAACTGGCCCTGTTCACCGACTGGTACTGCACCGCGCTGCACCTGTCGGTCGACGTCGATGCCTTCCGCGCCGCCTGGACCGAAGTGCTCGAACCCGTCGCCAACGACGGTCTCGGCCCGGTCACCGTGCTGCGCGATTACCATGCCGAAAACGTGATGCTGGTCGGCGGCCGCGACGGCGTGCGCCACTTCGGCCTGCTGGATTTCCAGGACGCGCTGGTCGGCCATCCGGCCTATGACCTCGCCTCGGTGCTGGAAGATGCCCGGCGCGACGTGTCGCCGGCCGTGGAGCGCGAAATGATCGACCGCTACATCGCCGCGACCGGCAACGCCCAGGCGTTCGAACGCGCCTATTGGGTACTGGCCGCGCAACGCAACACCCGCATTCTCGGCGTCTTCACCCGCCTGTGGAAACGCGACAACAAGCCGCATTACACCGCTTTCCAGCCGCGCATGTGGGGCCTGCTCGAACGCGACCTGGCCCGTCCGGAACTGGAACCGGTGCGGCGCTGGTTCGACCTCAACATCGCGCCCGAACATCGCGCCGCGCCATGGGCGCAGGCGGCATGA